DNA from Litoribacterium kuwaitense:
AAAGGACGACCTCGGGCTCCCGCAGAGAAAGGCAGGCAAGCGCCACCTTTTGCATTTCACCACCACTCAAATCAAAAGGATGCCGATACAAAAGAGGACGTAGGCAATAAAGGTCGATCGTTTGTTCAATATCGACCACCGAATGATTGCTTGAGCTGGCGTTTTGTAATTCTTGAAGAACGGTGTCTTCACTAAAATAAAACGCAGGCTGTTGCGGTAAAAATGCCAGCCGTTCGTAGAGAGAGGATTTATAGTGTTTTAAAGGCTTAGCGTGTAGCAAGAGGCGCCCGGAATTAGGTTTTTCTATGCCCGCCAACAGTTTCAACAACGTCGTTTTCCCTGAACCATTCCCGCCTAAAAGTGCCGTGATCTCCCCTTTATGAAGTGAGAGAGAGCAATCTGTTAGGATGGGTTCTGATGTCTTGTAGGAAAAATCAAGATGAGACGCACGCATAAGGATCTTTTTCTGGGTACGATCGTGTTTGTCGGTGGACGGTGGCTGAATGGTGGGCGGTTTTTTATGAAGCCACCTCCGTGCATCACGCACATGGAGCGGTGGGTTACCTTCATTTTGGTTTGTCGCCAAGTAGAGTTGCGTAACGTCGGGCAGATAAGCAGCAGCCAAATGATTTTTCGACATCTCTGTCTGTTTAACGAAATCTATTGGTCGCCCTTGAAAAATGAGCCTGCTCTCTTCCATCATCCACAGCTGATCGGCAACGCTAAAAAGGTCTTGATAGCGATGCTCGGAAATCATGACAGTGAGCCCCAATTCTCGATGAATCTGTTGTAAAAGAGAAAGGAAGTGTTTTGCTGAGACTGG
Protein-coding regions in this window:
- a CDS encoding ABC transporter ATP-binding protein translates to MLTLTNRSFFFGNETRASLDRATGEIKEGDFVLLLGATGSGKTTLLKQWLPSLLPVGSFSGSSFVDGRPVHTLSKRELAQFVGMVFQDPDRQIVMDEVAQELAFSAENVGIDSLTIRKRMAEISYYLQLQPLLGRQVHSLSNGEKQRVALGSILMLRPRVLLLDEPTSQLDPVSAKHFLSLLQQIHRELGLTVMISEHRYQDLFSVADQLWMMEESRLIFQGRPIDFVKQTEMSKNHLAAAYLPDVTQLYLATNQNEGNPPLHVRDARRWLHKKPPTIQPPSTDKHDRTQKKILMRASHLDFSYKTSEPILTDCSLSLHKGEITALLGGNGSGKTTLLKLLAGIEKPNSGRLLLHAKPLKHYKSSLYERLAFLPQQPAFYFSEDTVLQELQNASSSNHSVVDIEQTIDLYCLRPLLYRHPFDLSGGEMQKVALACLSLREPEVVLLDEPTKGLDHAEKKQFHMLLKKWAENGTAVLFSTHDIEFAARTADRCTMIFAQRLLLEGSPTEVLTDNAFYTTAIHRALQPYAKDILTLEEALERWA